The following proteins come from a genomic window of Leptospira barantonii:
- a CDS encoding ferritin-like domain-containing protein, with the protein MNIKPLKETTFLEAVAAAIQHEKDYFEFYMGTYEKLSPGNTKELFERLAEEVDDHIKFITELYEQAEGSELPNLKQLTAIHKFHDSTLQKLMNKVERTISGPGSKDAHEALELAIREAENAVSFYEKLANKFEDVNIKSLFVKLKDYNHNYQSLLETELNGLDQSGSGQGTFFWDEQAEEVAKAESKPAKTSATPKKPKAIAPVAKPATVAASKPAPAPKPAATATAKKAAPKKSASKPVAKKSAPKKKASVKKAVAKPKKTVKKVAKKAAPKKKVAAKKAKKKR; encoded by the coding sequence ATGAATATTAAACCCTTAAAAGAAACCACATTTTTAGAAGCAGTCGCCGCGGCGATTCAGCACGAGAAAGATTACTTCGAATTTTATATGGGCACTTACGAAAAACTCTCTCCCGGTAACACCAAAGAGCTTTTCGAAAGACTTGCGGAAGAAGTCGACGATCATATCAAATTCATCACTGAATTGTACGAACAAGCGGAAGGATCCGAACTCCCGAACCTCAAACAACTTACGGCCATTCATAAGTTTCACGATTCCACTCTTCAGAAACTGATGAACAAGGTGGAAAGAACCATCTCCGGTCCGGGAAGCAAGGACGCACACGAGGCTCTTGAGTTGGCGATCCGCGAAGCGGAGAATGCGGTTTCCTTCTACGAAAAACTCGCGAACAAGTTCGAAGACGTGAATATCAAATCTCTTTTCGTAAAACTGAAAGACTACAATCACAACTATCAATCTCTTTTGGAAACCGAGTTGAACGGATTGGATCAATCCGGTTCCGGCCAAGGAACTTTTTTCTGGGATGAACAAGCGGAAGAAGTTGCAAAGGCGGAATCAAAACCCGCAAAAACTTCCGCGACTCCTAAGAAGCCGAAGGCGATAGCTCCGGTTGCAAAACCCGCAACGGTGGCCGCTTCCAAACCCGCGCCCGCTCCGAAACCTGCCGCAACAGCCACTGCAAAAAAAGCGGCTCCGAAAAAATCCGCGAGCAAACCGGTAGCGAAGAAGTCTGCTCCGAAGAAAAAGGCTTCGGTAAAAAAGGCGGTCGCTAAACCGAAAAAGACCGTGAAGAAAGTAGCTAAAAAAGCGGCTCCGAAAAAGAAAGTCGCGGCAAAAAAGGCTAAGAAAAAAAGGTAA
- a CDS encoding aminotransferase class V-fold PLP-dependent enzyme, which produces MQSTTITDWKEIQDLYPVNQEMIWLNNCGTTPCNLDTIQAVGEYMEGYSKKGGLTEVRKYASVKHAIRKIVAGLINCDVEELCIIHNTNEGMNFLSLGFQLKSGDEILLLENEYPSNIYPWEHWKDKGIKLGFIPMASTPDQFLENLKSSISDKTKIVALSAVHWCTGMPFPLEEIGTFLDSKGIEFVLDGAQGIGLVPVDVRKMKLKYIAFPAWKWLLGPLGLGMLYIQQDRIDTLAFPFKGTGSVVNDEVYLPYRAELKSGADRYEVSTGNFIDWVYFQSTLEMLQKIGFHSVMERIYELADYLSEGMKNVGFQIELDHFPDNRTGIVVGYKEGIQMDELVTYLKKNGVMCALRLGKVRFSPHIYNRKDQLDRVVELLGSFSG; this is translated from the coding sequence ATGCAATCAACCACGATCACCGACTGGAAAGAAATCCAAGATCTGTATCCCGTAAATCAGGAGATGATCTGGTTGAACAATTGCGGGACCACTCCCTGCAATTTGGATACGATCCAAGCGGTCGGCGAATACATGGAAGGTTACTCCAAAAAAGGAGGCCTTACGGAAGTTCGCAAATACGCTTCCGTAAAACACGCGATTCGTAAGATCGTGGCGGGGTTGATCAACTGCGACGTTGAAGAACTTTGTATCATTCACAACACGAACGAGGGGATGAACTTTTTATCCCTCGGTTTTCAACTGAAAAGCGGAGACGAGATTCTCCTGTTGGAAAACGAATACCCAAGCAATATTTATCCTTGGGAACACTGGAAAGACAAGGGCATAAAACTCGGATTCATTCCAATGGCATCGACTCCGGATCAGTTTCTGGAGAATCTAAAGTCTTCCATCAGCGATAAAACGAAGATTGTGGCTCTTTCCGCAGTTCACTGGTGCACGGGAATGCCTTTCCCATTGGAAGAAATCGGAACGTTCTTGGATTCCAAAGGAATCGAATTCGTTTTAGACGGAGCGCAAGGAATCGGATTGGTTCCGGTCGACGTTCGTAAGATGAAGCTGAAATACATCGCCTTTCCCGCTTGGAAATGGCTTTTGGGTCCGCTCGGCTTAGGAATGTTGTACATCCAACAAGACCGGATCGACACGCTTGCATTTCCGTTTAAAGGAACGGGCTCCGTGGTCAACGACGAGGTTTATCTTCCGTATCGCGCCGAACTGAAAAGCGGAGCCGATCGTTACGAGGTTTCCACCGGAAACTTCATAGACTGGGTTTATTTTCAATCCACGTTAGAGATGCTTCAAAAGATCGGATTTCATTCCGTTATGGAAAGAATCTACGAACTCGCCGATTATCTTTCGGAAGGAATGAAGAACGTAGGATTCCAAATCGAACTCGATCATTTTCCGGACAACAGAACCGGAATCGTGGTCGGTTACAAAGAAGGAATCCAGATGGACGAACTCGTAACTTATCTAAAAAAGAACGGAGTGATGTGCGCGCTTCGTCTCGGAAAGGTAAGATTCTCCCCACATATTTACAATCGTAAAGATCAGTTGGATCGGGTCGTAGAACTGCTCGGTTCATTCTCCGGTTAA
- a CDS encoding bile acid:sodium symporter family protein: MQKIGEIGTLLFPVWVLTGSILSFFFPEWFTWFKGPWITYGLGLTMLGMGITLLPQDFKDVLKTPIPVFAGVVLQYSVMPISGWAIGVLLDLPAPFATGLIVVSCCPGGVASNVITYLAKGDLALSVSMTATSTVLSVFMTPLLTLFLIGKGVEASAGGLFFDTFQVVILPVALGVLLNFYLPEISKKIQTVSPLVAVLLITMIVSSILGASRDKILQSAGILIIAVVSLHASGFFFGYLLSWLLIKKQKTARTISIEVGMQNSGLGVVLSRNNFPDPLVAVPAAISSLVHSLIGSLLAAFWRRSAKEE; the protein is encoded by the coding sequence CTGCAAAAGATCGGAGAAATCGGCACCTTACTCTTTCCGGTTTGGGTTTTAACCGGATCGATTCTTTCCTTTTTCTTTCCCGAATGGTTTACTTGGTTCAAGGGTCCTTGGATCACATACGGACTTGGATTGACCATGCTCGGAATGGGAATCACACTTTTACCCCAAGACTTCAAAGACGTCTTAAAAACTCCGATTCCTGTTTTTGCCGGAGTGGTCTTACAATATTCCGTGATGCCGATTTCAGGTTGGGCGATCGGAGTTCTTCTCGATCTTCCCGCTCCTTTTGCGACGGGTTTGATCGTGGTTTCCTGTTGTCCCGGCGGTGTGGCGTCTAACGTGATTACGTATCTCGCCAAGGGAGATTTGGCCTTATCCGTTTCGATGACCGCGACCTCAACGGTTCTTTCCGTGTTTATGACTCCACTTCTCACGCTTTTTTTAATCGGAAAAGGAGTGGAGGCTTCCGCGGGCGGACTTTTTTTCGACACGTTTCAAGTCGTCATTCTTCCCGTCGCGCTCGGAGTTTTGCTGAACTTCTATCTTCCCGAAATTTCTAAAAAGATTCAGACCGTTTCTCCCTTGGTGGCTGTCCTTTTGATTACGATGATCGTTTCTTCGATCTTGGGAGCGAGCAGGGACAAGATTCTTCAGTCCGCGGGGATTTTGATCATTGCCGTGGTGAGTTTGCATGCATCGGGATTCTTTTTCGGTTATCTGCTTTCTTGGCTTTTAATTAAAAAACAAAAAACCGCGAGAACGATTTCCATCGAAGTGGGAATGCAAAACTCAGGACTCGGTGTCGTTCTTTCCAGAAATAATTTTCCCGATCCGTTAGTCGCCGTTCCCGCCGCGATTTCCAGCTTGGTTCATTCTTTGATCGGAAGTTTGCTCGCGGCCTTTTGGAGACGATCGGCAAAGGAAGAATGA